In the Brachyhypopomus gauderio isolate BG-103 chromosome 4, BGAUD_0.2, whole genome shotgun sequence genome, one interval contains:
- the wnt6b gene encoding protein Wnt-6, giving the protein MRPQARSQLALFFILLCPVNIIGLWWAVGSPLVMDPNSICRKTKRLAGRQAELCQTQPEIVSEVAKGARLGVRECQFQFRFRRWNCSSHSKYFGKVLQQDIRETAFVYAITAAGVTHAVTQACSMGELLQCGCESPRSRAPPRPAGTPPTDGVRWEWGGCGDDVEFGYEKSKQFMDAKRKKGKSDIRTLIDLHNNEAGRLAVKNYMRTECKCHGLSGSCTLRTCWRKMPQLREVGERLLQRFNGASKVMGGNDGNTLIPVGQNIKPPDKQDLIYTAESPDFCLPNRKTGSLGTRGRPCNSTALDVSGCDLLCCERGHRDETVELEENCLCRFHWCCVVQCKKCSVRKDLSLCL; this is encoded by the exons GGCCGTGGGAAGTCCTCTAGTCATGGATCCCAACAGCATCTGTAGGAAGACCAAACGGCTGGCCGGCCGGCAGGCTGAACTGTGTCAGACGCAGCCCGAGATCGTCAGCGAGGTGGCAAAGGGAGCCCGGCTGGGTGTGCGCGAGTGCCAGTTCCAGTTCCGCTTCCGCCGCTGGAACTGCTCCAGCCACAGCAAATACTTCGGCAAAGTCCTGCAGCAAG atatTCGGGAGACAGCATTTGTGTACGCCATCACAGCAGCCGGGGTTACACATGCAGTTACACAGGCCTGCAGCATGGGGGAGCTGTTGCAGTGTGGCTGTGAGTCTCCGCGGAGCCGCGCTCCACCACGCCCTGCTGGGACTCCTCCCACTGACGGGGTccggtgggagtgggggggctGTGGAGACGATGTGGAGTTCGGCTACGAGAAATCCAAACAGTTCATGGATGCCAAGCGCAAGAAGGGCAAGAGTGACATCCGGACCCTCATCGATCTCCATAACAACGAGGCGGGCAGACTG GCGGTGAAGAACTACATGAGGACTGAGTGTAAATGTCATGGGCTGTCGGGCTCCTGCACCCTGCGCACCTGCTGGAGGAAGATGCCCCAGCTGCGAGAGGTGGGAGAACGTCTTCTGCAGCGCTTCAACGGGGCCTCCAAGGTCATGGGTGGCAACGATGGCAACACCCTCATCCCCGTGGGTCAGAACATCAAACCCCCAGACAAGCAGGACCTGATCTACACCGCCGAGTCCCCAGACTTCTGTCTCCCCAACAGGAAGACGGGCTCGCTGGGTACGCGCGGGCGTCCGTGCAACAGCACTGCGCTGGACGTGAGCGGCTGTGACCTGCTGTGCTGTGAGCGTgggcaccgcgacgagacggtggagctggaggagaactgCCTGTGTCGCTTCCACTGGTGCTGTGTGGTGCAGTGTAAGAAGTGCTCTGTGCGCAAGGACCTGAGCCTCTGCCTCTAG